One part of the Glycine soja cultivar W05 chromosome 11, ASM419377v2, whole genome shotgun sequence genome encodes these proteins:
- the LOC114375478 gene encoding GATA transcription factor 18-like, which translates to MHRCCSGSQGHVMGPCTCGMFHSQTTSSFAMFFSMPNHKPPPYDDSDNIYDYSSFTPSSSSSVDCTLSLGTPSTRFSEDEEKRSRHERRSVSNFCWDLLQSKHNNPQSHSKSSRTTNTTDPLLARRCANCDTTSTPLWRNGPRGPKSLCNACGIRFKKEERRASAAAATPASAASGGVMESAQVYNNSWYAHQQSQKMQCFSPGMGNEFRFVDDADRDAADNGIPFLSWRLNVTDRTSLVHDFTR; encoded by the exons atgcATCGCTGTTGCAGTGGTTCCCAGGGGCACGTGATGGGACCCTGCACATGTGGTATGTTTCACAGCCAAACCACCAGCTCCTTCGCCATGTTCTTCTCCATGCCCAACCACAAACCACCACCCTACGATGATTCCGACAACATTTATGACTATTCTTCCTTCActccctcttcctcttcttccgtTGACTGCACCCTCTCCCTCGGTACCCCTTCCACCCGCTTCTCCGAAGACGAAGAAAAACGAAGCCGCCACGAACGCCGTTCCGTCTCTAACTTCTGCTGGGACTTACTacaatccaaacacaacaacccTCAATCCCATTCCAAGTCCTCCCGAACCACCAACACCACCGACCCTCTCCTCGCTCGCCGCTGCGCCAATTGTGATACCACTTCTACTCCTCTCTGGAGAAATGGCCCCCGTGGCCCCAAG TCACTGTGCAATGCGTGTGGGATTAGATTCAAGAAGGAGGAGAGAAGAGCGAGTGCGGCCGCCGCCACGCCGGCATCGGCGGCTTCCGGTGGCGTTATGGAATCGGCGCAGGTGTACAATAACTCGTGGTACGCACACCAGCAGAGTCAGAAGATGCAGTGCTTCTCGCCGGGGATGGGGAACGAGTTCCGTTTCGTGGATGACGCCGATAGAGACGCCGCCGATAACGGCATTCCGTTCCTCTCGTGGAGACTCAACGTCACGGACAGAACGAGCCTGGTTCACGACTTCACGAGATGA
- the LOC114373906 gene encoding zinc-finger homeodomain protein 6-like isoform X1, with protein sequence MAMRGQQDKEIEIPTTTTLGYNLPNRDSSSSSSKLSSPTVGERSSSDHDQQHHQPTHQTRTLIFNETPHHNLYPPPPPPPPALAPHRPTSDPDLSTPIAPTSNPSRTAPPQTTTTTTSTPSIRYRECLRNHAASMGSHVVDGCGEFMASGEEGTPESLRCAACECHRNFHRKEVEGELRPQPQPQPQTHVPNYHSYYTNKHNGHLHYPTPSSSSLHHRLVTPTSLVSPVMMAFGGPAESSSEDLNMFQSNTGGAQLISVQQHAPLLSSSKKRFRTKFSQHQKDRMMEFADKIDWKIHKHNEQEVQQFCSQVGVKRQVFKVWMHNNKQTTSSKKQQM encoded by the coding sequence ATGGCAATGAGAGGGCAACAAGATAAGGAAATAGAGATACCAACCACAACCACTTTAGGTTACAACCTTCCCAACcgagattcttcttcttcctcttccaagCTCTCTTCTCCAACTGTTGGTGAAAGAAGTAGCAGTGATCATGATCAACAGCATCATCAACCAACTCATCAAACTCGCACATTAATCTTCAACGAAACACCTCACCATAATCtctatccaccaccaccacctcctcctcctGCTCTTGCACCTCATCGACCCACGTCAGATCCAGATCTAAGCACCCCAATTGCTCCCACATCGAATCCCTCAAGAACAGCGCCGCCTCaaacgacaacaacaacaacctcgaCGCCGTCGATCAGGTACCGAGAATGTCTTCGGAACCACGCGGCGAGCATGGGGAGCCACGTGGTGGATGGCTGCGGCGAGTTCATGGCAAGTGGGGAAGAAGGCACGCCAGAATCACTAAGATGCGCAGCATGCGAGTGCCACCGCAACTTCCACAGAAAAGAAGTTGAAGGAGAATTACGACCGCAACCACAACCACAACCGCAAACACATGTTCCAAATTACCACAGCTACTACACCAACAAGCACAACGGTCACCTTCACTACCCTACACCCTCTTCATCTTCCCTCCATCATAGATTGGTTACACCAACAAGCTTGGTCTCCCCAGTGATGATGGCCTTTGGGGGCCCAGCTGAGTCATCAAGTGAAGATCTCAACATGTTTCAGTCCAACACTGGAGGAGCACAGTTAATATCAGTGCAGCAGCATGCACCACTACTCTCTTCCAGCAAGAAGAGGTTCAGGACTAAGTTCTCTCAGCACCAGAAGGATAGGATGATGGAGTTTGCTGACAAGATTGATTGGAAGATCCACAAACACAATGAGCAGGAGGTACAGCAGTTTTGTTCTCAAGTGGGTGTCAAGAGACAGGTTTTTAAGGTTTGGATGCACAATAACAAGCAAACAACTAGTAGTAAGAAGCAGCAAATGTAA
- the LOC114373906 gene encoding zinc-finger homeodomain protein 6-like isoform X2 produces MAMRGQQDKEIEIPTTTTLGYNLPNRDSSSSSSKLSSPTVGERSSSDHDQQHHQPTHQTRTLIFNETPHHNLYPPPPPPPPALAPHRPTSDPDLSTPIAPTSNPSRTAPPQTTTTTTSTPSIRYRECLRNHAASMGSHVVDGCGEFMASGEEGTPESLRCAACECHRNFHRKEVEGELRPQPQPQPQTHVPNYHSYYTNKHNGHLHYPTPSSSSLHHRLVTPTSLVSPVMMAFGGPAESSSEDLNMFQSNTGGAQLISVQQHAPLLSSSKKRFRTKFSQHQKDRMMEFADKIDWKIHKHNEQEVQQFCSQVGVKRQVFKVWMHNNKQTTSSKKQQI; encoded by the exons ATGGCAATGAGAGGGCAACAAGATAAGGAAATAGAGATACCAACCACAACCACTTTAGGTTACAACCTTCCCAACcgagattcttcttcttcctcttccaagCTCTCTTCTCCAACTGTTGGTGAAAGAAGTAGCAGTGATCATGATCAACAGCATCATCAACCAACTCATCAAACTCGCACATTAATCTTCAACGAAACACCTCACCATAATCtctatccaccaccaccacctcctcctcctGCTCTTGCACCTCATCGACCCACGTCAGATCCAGATCTAAGCACCCCAATTGCTCCCACATCGAATCCCTCAAGAACAGCGCCGCCTCaaacgacaacaacaacaacctcgaCGCCGTCGATCAGGTACCGAGAATGTCTTCGGAACCACGCGGCGAGCATGGGGAGCCACGTGGTGGATGGCTGCGGCGAGTTCATGGCAAGTGGGGAAGAAGGCACGCCAGAATCACTAAGATGCGCAGCATGCGAGTGCCACCGCAACTTCCACAGAAAAGAAGTTGAAGGAGAATTACGACCGCAACCACAACCACAACCGCAAACACATGTTCCAAATTACCACAGCTACTACACCAACAAGCACAACGGTCACCTTCACTACCCTACACCCTCTTCATCTTCCCTCCATCATAGATTGGTTACACCAACAAGCTTGGTCTCCCCAGTGATGATGGCCTTTGGGGGCCCAGCTGAGTCATCAAGTGAAGATCTCAACATGTTTCAGTCCAACACTGGAGGAGCACAGTTAATATCAGTGCAGCAGCATGCACCACTACTCTCTTCCAGCAAGAAGAGGTTCAGGACTAAGTTCTCTCAGCACCAGAAGGATAGGATGATGGAGTTTGCTGACAAGATTGATTGGAAGATCCACAAACACAATGAGCAGGAGGTACAGCAGTTTTGTTCTCAAGTGGGTGTCAAGAGACAGGTTTTTAAGGTTTGGATGCACAATAACAAGCAAACAACTAGTAGTAAGAAGCAGCAAAT CTAG
- the LOC114377520 gene encoding nucleolar protein 6-like isoform X1 has translation MDSDAIAKDSTELKLTELLKEVTVDHSHQFSKLVDDTVSAIKTSIDKIPNDFKVTADLASRFVTDIGADKVEFKFKKPAFVKIGGSCSIQSLAKPEVNVDLIIRLPKECFHEKDYLNYRYHAKRCLYLCLVKKYLEKSPSIDRVEWSTLQNEARKPLLVVYPAAKLVEVPGFFVRIIPSAKAIFSTAKLNLKRNNIHNLSNGTSLQATPKYNSSILEDMFIEDAEFINNYYLGWKELKEALILLKVWARQRSSIYVHDCLNGFLISVILAYLASKQHISNSMKATEIIRITLNFIATSELWSRGLYFPKEGQSNITKEQRMQLKESFPVVICHPSGGFNLAFRMSRIGFTRLQNEATLTLRCMEKCRDCGFEEVFMTKIDYAVKYDYCMRINLKGKKEVFASGFCLDDECWRSYEDKIHGILSKGLNDRAQFIQVTWRNTHCQWSVDDGLSVLDKVPLFVGFSVSSLEKAFRMVDIGPNAESKEEALEFRKFWGEKADLRRFKDGRIAESTVWESEQWARHLVLKRIIDHVLSRHLSLSKENIVVVVDQLDFSLLHGAGDPISYSGSLLGAFDVLSKRLRLIEDLPLKVSSVQPLDSAFRFTSVFPPEPHLLANEKNESLRLNKLVPSCIQPLEVMIQLEGSGNWPMDEIAIEKTKCSFLIQIGVSLQKMWGMTCTATEDNVDVLMSGYLFRLKILHERGLSLLNKEIGSDQAKRIPSADKKLFIHSQHANMINGLQSRYPIFGPVVRLAKRWAASHLFSACLLEEAVELLVAYLFLNPLPYDVPCSRITGFLRFLRLLSHYDWTFSPLVVDINHDLSPSDEKEINDNFLLKRKGQGENGQSVGPAMFLATVYDKESEAWTGLSPSGMELKRLVAYARSSANLLAKLTFQEEIGPYRWECLFRTPLNNYDAVVILHKDKLPYPQRLLFPSEVNHGTHVAEGHASKCFQPFLLPKDLKGRPEELKNKLLVDFDPSKCFIRDLKQEFSTTFQVWHDYLGGDVIGLTWGESYPSKKRKREDVVDPCKVLKAVGEVGKGFVRSIYFLKPPKLMN, from the exons aTGGACTCCGACGCTATTGCCAAGGACTCAACAGAGCTAAAGTTGACCGAGCTATTGAAGGAGGTCACCGTAGACCACTCACATCAGTTCTCCAAGCTCGTCGACGACACCGTTTCCGCCATTAAAACCTCCATCGACAAAATCCCCAACGATTTCAAG GTAACTGCTGATTTAGCATCGCGCTTTGTTACGGACATTGGCGCAGATAAGGTCGAGTTCAAGTTTAAGAAGCCCGCGTTTGTTAAGATTGGTGGAAGTTGCTCCATACAGAGTCTCGCGAAGCCTGAAGTTAATGTCGATCTTATTATCAGGTTACCTAAG GAATGCTTCCATGAGAAGGATTATTTGAATTACAGATATCATGCCAAGAGGTGTCTCTATCTCTGCTTGGTGAAGAAGTATTTGGAGAAGTCTCCATCTATTGATAGGGTTGAATGGTCCACTCTGCAGAATGAGGCCAGAAAACCCCTGCTCGTTGTGTATCCAG CTGCTAAGCTTGTTGAAGTTCCTggtttttttgtaagaattatTCCATCAGCTAAGGCTATATTTAGCACTGCAAAGTTGAACCTGAAACGCAACAACATTCATAATTTGAGTAATG GGACTTCTCTTCAGGCTACACCAAAGTACAATTCTAGTATTTTGGAAGACATGTTTATAGAGGATGCAGAGTTTATCAACAACTATTATCTTGGATGGAAGGAACTAAAAGAGGCTTTAATCCTGCTTAAG GTTTGGGCTCGACAAAGAAGTTCAATATATGTTCACGATTGCCTGAATGGGTTTTTGATTTCTGTCATTTTGGCATATCTTGCTTCTAAGCAACATATTAGCAATTCAATGAAAGCAACTGAAATAATTCGCATCACGTTGAACTTTATTG CCACCTCAGAGCTGTGGAGCCGAGGTCTCTACTTTCCAAAGGAAGGCCAGAGCAATATTACAAAAGAG CAAAGGATGCAACTTAAAGAGTCATTTCCAGTTGTCATATGTCATCCATCTGGAGGATTCAATTTGGCCTTTCGAATGTCTAGGATTGGTTTTACTCGG CTTCAAAATGAGGCTACTTTGACACTTAGGTGCATGGAAAAGTGTAGAGATTGTGGATTTGAGGAAGTTTTTATGACCAAGATTGACTATGCTGTTAAATATGACTATTGTATGAG aataaatttgaaaggaaagaaggaggtATTTGCATCTGGATTTTGTTTGGACGATGAGTGCTGGAGATCATATGAGGATAAAATACATGGTATTTTATCTAAAGGGTTGAATGATAGAGCACAATTCATTCAAGTTACATGGAGAAATACACATTGCCAGTGGAGTGTGGATGAT GGCTTGTCGGTACTTGATAAAGTGCCCTTGTTCGTAGGATTTTCAGTGAGTTCTTTGGAGAAAGCATTTAGGATGGTTGATATTGGCCCAAATGCTGAAAGTAAAGAAGAG GCTCTTGAATTTCGAAAGTTTTGGGGAGAAAAAGCAGATCTTAGAAGATTTAAAGATGGTAGAATTGCAGAAAGCACGG tgtGGGAAAGTGAACAATGGGCAAGGCATCttgttttaaaaagaataattgatCATGTACTTAGTCGGCATCTTTCTCTATCCAAGGAAAATATTGTAGTTGttgtggatcaacttgatttctCTTTGCTTCACGGAGCTGGAG ATCCTATATCATACTCTGGAAGTTTGCTTGGGGCATTTGATGTTTTATCAAAGCGTTTGCGTCTTATTGAAGACCTCCCTTTGAAGGTGTCTAGTGTACAGCCTTTAGACTCTG CTTTCAGGTTTACATCAGTCTTCCCTCCTGAACCTCATCTTctagcaaatgaaaaaaatgaatctcTCAGACTGAATAAGTTAGTTCCGTCATGCATTCAACCACTGGAAGTTATGATTCAG CTGGAAGGTTCTGGGAACTGGCCAATGGATGAAATCgcaattgaaaaaacaaaatgtaGTTTCCTTATCCAAATTGGAGTAAG TCTTCAAAAGATGTGGGGGATGACATGTACTGCCACTGAGGATAATGTGGACGTGTTAATGTCTGGATATTTATTTCGTCTAAAAATTTTGCATGAGAGGGGCCTTAGTTTGCTCAACAAGGAAA TTGGGAGTGATCAAGCTAAGCGGATTCCTTCTGCTGACAAGAAACTTTTTATCCATAGTCAGCATGCTAACATGATCAATGGATTACAAAGTCGTTATCCAATATTTGGACCAGTAGTTAG ACTTGCAAAACGATGGGCTGCTTCACATCTATTTTCAGCTTGCCTGTTAGAGGAGGCTGTTGAGCTATTGGTTGCATATCTTTTTCTTAATCCTTTGCCTTATGATGTTCCCTGCTCACGGATCACTGGGTTTTTGAG ATTCCTGCGGTTACTCTCACACTATGATTGGACTTTCTCTCCGCTGGTTGTTGACATAAATCATGACTTGAGTCCAAGTgatgagaaagaaataaat gACAACTTTTTGCTAAAAAGAAAAGGTCAGGGAGAAAATGGACAAAGTGTAGGACCAGCAATGTTCTTAGCTACAGTTTATGATAAAGAATCTGAGGCTTGGACTGGATTATCACCTAGTGGAATG GAACTTAAAAGGTTAGTTGCATATGCCCGAAGCAGTGCCAATTTGTTGGCAAAACTCACATTTCAGGAAGAGATTGGTCCATATAGGTGGGAG TGTCTTTTTAGAACTCCTTTAAACAATTATGATGCAGTAGTTATTCTCCACAAGGACAAACTACCGTATCCCCAAAGGCTTCTCTTCCCATCAGAAGTTAATCATG GAACACATGTTGCAGAAGGACACGCCAGCAAGTGTTTCCAACCCTTTTTGTTGCCTAAAGATTTGAAGGGCAGGCCAGAGGAACTTAAAAATAAGTTGCTGGTAGATTTTGATCCATCAAAGTGCTTTATCAGAGATTTAAAG CAAGAATTCTCAACCACATTCCAAGTATGGCATGATTATCTGGGAGGTGATGTTATCGGCCTAACATGGGGAGAGTCATATCCTTCCAAG AAGCGGAAGCGCGAGGATGTAGTTGACCCCTGCAAGGTGTTAAAAGCGGTGGGGGAAGTTGGGAAAGGATTTGTGAGGAGTATATACTTTCTCAAGCCCCCAAAGCTCATGAATTAA
- the LOC114377520 gene encoding nucleolar protein 6-like isoform X2: MDSDAIAKDSTELKLTELLKEVTVDHSHQFSKLVDDTVSAIKTSIDKIPNDFKVTADLASRFVTDIGADKVEFKFKKPAFVKIGGSCSIQSLAKPEVNVDLIIRLPKECFHEKDYLNYRYHAKRCLYLCLVKKYLEKSPSIDRVEWSTLQNEARKPLLVVYPAAKLVEVPGFFVRIIPSAKAIFSTAKLNLKRNNIHNLSNGTSLQATPKYNSSILEDMFIEDAEFINNYYLGWKELKEALILLKVWARQRSSIYVHDCLNGFLISVILAYLASKQHISNSMKATEIIRITLNFIATSELWSRGLYFPKEGQSNITKEQRMQLKESFPVVICHPSGGFNLAFRMSRIGFTRLQNEATLTLRCMEKCRDCGFEEVFMTKIDYAVKYDYCMRINLKGKKEVFASGFCLDDECWRSYEDKIHGILSKGLNDRAQFIQVTWRNTHCQWSVDDGLSVLDKVPLFVGFSVSSLEKAFRMVDIGPNAESKEEALEFRKFWGEKADLRRFKDGRIAESTVWESEQWARHLVLKRIIDHVLSRHLSLSKENIVVVVDQLDFSLLHGAGDPISYSGSLLGAFDVLSKRLRLIEDLPLKVSSVQPLDSAFRFTSVFPPEPHLLANEKNESLRLNKLVPSCIQPLEVMIQLEGSGNWPMDEIAIEKTKCSFLIQIGVSLQKMWGMTCTATEDNVDVLMSGYLFRLKILHERGLSLLNKEIGSDQAKRIPSADKKLFIHSQHANMINGLQSRYPIFGPVVRLAKRWAASHLFSACLLEEAVELLVAYLFLNPLPYDVPCSRITGFLRFLRLLSHYDWTFSPLVVDINHDLSPSDEKEINDNFLLKRKGQGENGQSVGPAMFLATVYDKESEAWTGLSPSGMELKRLVAYARSSANLLAKLTFQEEIGPYRWECLFRTPLNNYDAVVILHKDKLPYPQRLLFPSEVNHGTHVAEGHASKCFQPFLLPKDLKGRPEELKNKLLVDFDPSKCFIRDLKQEFSTTFQVWHDYLGGDVIGLTWGESYPSKRKREDVVDPCKVLKAVGEVGKGFVRSIYFLKPPKLMN, from the exons aTGGACTCCGACGCTATTGCCAAGGACTCAACAGAGCTAAAGTTGACCGAGCTATTGAAGGAGGTCACCGTAGACCACTCACATCAGTTCTCCAAGCTCGTCGACGACACCGTTTCCGCCATTAAAACCTCCATCGACAAAATCCCCAACGATTTCAAG GTAACTGCTGATTTAGCATCGCGCTTTGTTACGGACATTGGCGCAGATAAGGTCGAGTTCAAGTTTAAGAAGCCCGCGTTTGTTAAGATTGGTGGAAGTTGCTCCATACAGAGTCTCGCGAAGCCTGAAGTTAATGTCGATCTTATTATCAGGTTACCTAAG GAATGCTTCCATGAGAAGGATTATTTGAATTACAGATATCATGCCAAGAGGTGTCTCTATCTCTGCTTGGTGAAGAAGTATTTGGAGAAGTCTCCATCTATTGATAGGGTTGAATGGTCCACTCTGCAGAATGAGGCCAGAAAACCCCTGCTCGTTGTGTATCCAG CTGCTAAGCTTGTTGAAGTTCCTggtttttttgtaagaattatTCCATCAGCTAAGGCTATATTTAGCACTGCAAAGTTGAACCTGAAACGCAACAACATTCATAATTTGAGTAATG GGACTTCTCTTCAGGCTACACCAAAGTACAATTCTAGTATTTTGGAAGACATGTTTATAGAGGATGCAGAGTTTATCAACAACTATTATCTTGGATGGAAGGAACTAAAAGAGGCTTTAATCCTGCTTAAG GTTTGGGCTCGACAAAGAAGTTCAATATATGTTCACGATTGCCTGAATGGGTTTTTGATTTCTGTCATTTTGGCATATCTTGCTTCTAAGCAACATATTAGCAATTCAATGAAAGCAACTGAAATAATTCGCATCACGTTGAACTTTATTG CCACCTCAGAGCTGTGGAGCCGAGGTCTCTACTTTCCAAAGGAAGGCCAGAGCAATATTACAAAAGAG CAAAGGATGCAACTTAAAGAGTCATTTCCAGTTGTCATATGTCATCCATCTGGAGGATTCAATTTGGCCTTTCGAATGTCTAGGATTGGTTTTACTCGG CTTCAAAATGAGGCTACTTTGACACTTAGGTGCATGGAAAAGTGTAGAGATTGTGGATTTGAGGAAGTTTTTATGACCAAGATTGACTATGCTGTTAAATATGACTATTGTATGAG aataaatttgaaaggaaagaaggaggtATTTGCATCTGGATTTTGTTTGGACGATGAGTGCTGGAGATCATATGAGGATAAAATACATGGTATTTTATCTAAAGGGTTGAATGATAGAGCACAATTCATTCAAGTTACATGGAGAAATACACATTGCCAGTGGAGTGTGGATGAT GGCTTGTCGGTACTTGATAAAGTGCCCTTGTTCGTAGGATTTTCAGTGAGTTCTTTGGAGAAAGCATTTAGGATGGTTGATATTGGCCCAAATGCTGAAAGTAAAGAAGAG GCTCTTGAATTTCGAAAGTTTTGGGGAGAAAAAGCAGATCTTAGAAGATTTAAAGATGGTAGAATTGCAGAAAGCACGG tgtGGGAAAGTGAACAATGGGCAAGGCATCttgttttaaaaagaataattgatCATGTACTTAGTCGGCATCTTTCTCTATCCAAGGAAAATATTGTAGTTGttgtggatcaacttgatttctCTTTGCTTCACGGAGCTGGAG ATCCTATATCATACTCTGGAAGTTTGCTTGGGGCATTTGATGTTTTATCAAAGCGTTTGCGTCTTATTGAAGACCTCCCTTTGAAGGTGTCTAGTGTACAGCCTTTAGACTCTG CTTTCAGGTTTACATCAGTCTTCCCTCCTGAACCTCATCTTctagcaaatgaaaaaaatgaatctcTCAGACTGAATAAGTTAGTTCCGTCATGCATTCAACCACTGGAAGTTATGATTCAG CTGGAAGGTTCTGGGAACTGGCCAATGGATGAAATCgcaattgaaaaaacaaaatgtaGTTTCCTTATCCAAATTGGAGTAAG TCTTCAAAAGATGTGGGGGATGACATGTACTGCCACTGAGGATAATGTGGACGTGTTAATGTCTGGATATTTATTTCGTCTAAAAATTTTGCATGAGAGGGGCCTTAGTTTGCTCAACAAGGAAA TTGGGAGTGATCAAGCTAAGCGGATTCCTTCTGCTGACAAGAAACTTTTTATCCATAGTCAGCATGCTAACATGATCAATGGATTACAAAGTCGTTATCCAATATTTGGACCAGTAGTTAG ACTTGCAAAACGATGGGCTGCTTCACATCTATTTTCAGCTTGCCTGTTAGAGGAGGCTGTTGAGCTATTGGTTGCATATCTTTTTCTTAATCCTTTGCCTTATGATGTTCCCTGCTCACGGATCACTGGGTTTTTGAG ATTCCTGCGGTTACTCTCACACTATGATTGGACTTTCTCTCCGCTGGTTGTTGACATAAATCATGACTTGAGTCCAAGTgatgagaaagaaataaat gACAACTTTTTGCTAAAAAGAAAAGGTCAGGGAGAAAATGGACAAAGTGTAGGACCAGCAATGTTCTTAGCTACAGTTTATGATAAAGAATCTGAGGCTTGGACTGGATTATCACCTAGTGGAATG GAACTTAAAAGGTTAGTTGCATATGCCCGAAGCAGTGCCAATTTGTTGGCAAAACTCACATTTCAGGAAGAGATTGGTCCATATAGGTGGGAG TGTCTTTTTAGAACTCCTTTAAACAATTATGATGCAGTAGTTATTCTCCACAAGGACAAACTACCGTATCCCCAAAGGCTTCTCTTCCCATCAGAAGTTAATCATG GAACACATGTTGCAGAAGGACACGCCAGCAAGTGTTTCCAACCCTTTTTGTTGCCTAAAGATTTGAAGGGCAGGCCAGAGGAACTTAAAAATAAGTTGCTGGTAGATTTTGATCCATCAAAGTGCTTTATCAGAGATTTAAAG CAAGAATTCTCAACCACATTCCAAGTATGGCATGATTATCTGGGAGGTGATGTTATCGGCCTAACATGGGGAGAGTCATATCCTTCCAAG CGGAAGCGCGAGGATGTAGTTGACCCCTGCAAGGTGTTAAAAGCGGTGGGGGAAGTTGGGAAAGGATTTGTGAGGAGTATATACTTTCTCAAGCCCCCAAAGCTCATGAATTAA